The Sphingopyxis fribergensis genome contains a region encoding:
- a CDS encoding division plane positioning ATPase MipZ, with product MTKPAPHRIIFANEKGGTGKSTCAVHFAVALASQGWRVAGIDLDPRQRTFHRYLENREQTAKRREITLPTPRFEVFTGSTVEELDEQVARLSEDADYIIADTPGRDDVFARHLATSADTLVTPINDSFIDFDLIGQVDPETFQVTRPSFYSELIWDARKTRAKTDGRTIDWIILRNRLQHVDAHNMRRVGEALTQLSRRVGFRVIPGLGERVIYRELFPAGLTLLDKAHLGGMGIGHVVARQELREAMGGLNLPARERFHPDGDLFAAA from the coding sequence ATGACGAAGCCCGCACCGCACCGCATCATCTTTGCCAATGAAAAGGGTGGGACCGGAAAATCGACCTGCGCCGTGCATTTCGCGGTCGCGCTGGCGAGCCAGGGCTGGCGCGTTGCGGGGATCGATCTCGATCCGCGCCAGCGCACCTTTCACCGCTATCTCGAAAACCGCGAACAGACCGCGAAGCGCCGCGAGATAACGCTGCCCACCCCGCGCTTCGAGGTGTTCACCGGCTCGACGGTCGAGGAACTCGACGAGCAGGTCGCGCGGCTCAGCGAAGACGCCGATTACATCATCGCCGACACACCCGGCCGCGATGACGTCTTCGCGCGCCACCTCGCGACGAGCGCCGACACGCTCGTCACCCCGATCAACGACAGCTTCATCGATTTCGACCTGATCGGCCAGGTCGATCCCGAAACCTTTCAGGTCACCCGTCCCAGCTTCTATTCCGAACTGATCTGGGACGCGCGCAAGACGCGCGCGAAGACCGACGGGCGGACGATCGACTGGATCATCCTGCGCAACCGCCTCCAGCATGTCGACGCGCACAATATGCGCCGCGTCGGCGAGGCACTGACCCAGTTGTCGCGGCGCGTCGGCTTCCGCGTCATCCCTGGGCTTGGCGAGCGCGTTATCTATCGCGAACTTTTCCCCGCTGGCCTCACCCTGCTCGACAAGGCGCATCTCGGCGGCATGGGGATTGGGCATGTCGTCGCGCGGCAGGAACTGCGCGAAGCGATGGGAGGATTGAACCTTCCCGCGCGCGAGCGGTTCCACCCGGACGGCGACCTTTTCGCCGCCGCCTGA
- the rpmG gene encoding 50S ribosomal protein L33: MAKPTTVKIKLVSTADTGFFYVTKKNPRTMTEKMSVRKYDPRVRKHVEFKEAKIK, from the coding sequence ATGGCCAAGCCGACGACCGTCAAGATCAAGCTGGTGAGCACCGCCGACACGGGCTTTTTCTATGTCACGAAAAAGAACCCGCGCACGATGACCGAGAAGATGTCGGTGCGTAAGTACGACCCGCGTGTCCGCAAGCACGTCGAGTTCAAGGAAGCGAAGATCAAGTGA
- the panC gene encoding pantoate--beta-alanine ligase encodes MQIIRDIAMLQRAVTALKQGGKSVALVPTMGSLHDGHVSLVRMAKRVADHAVVSIFVNPTQFGPNEDFAAYPRDEARDAAMLAQEGTSLLWAPDVATVYPSGHSTHIEVSELGADYCGAARPGHFDGVATVVAKLFNQVRPDVAIFGEKDWQQLAIIRRMARDLDFGIDILGAPIARDTDGLALSSRNAYLSKDQRAAATAFPAALKAAATAIAGGDEVNETLAKAEAAIVKSGFDSVDYVALADADSLERLDAFRKPARLLAAARIGKTRLIDNLAVG; translated from the coding sequence GTGCAAATCATCCGTGACATCGCAATGCTGCAACGTGCCGTTACGGCACTAAAGCAAGGGGGCAAGAGCGTCGCGCTCGTGCCGACGATGGGATCGCTGCACGACGGCCATGTCTCGCTCGTCCGCATGGCGAAGCGTGTTGCGGACCATGCCGTCGTGTCGATCTTCGTCAATCCGACCCAATTCGGCCCCAATGAGGATTTTGCCGCCTATCCGCGCGACGAGGCGCGCGACGCGGCGATGCTGGCGCAGGAAGGCACGAGCCTGCTCTGGGCGCCCGATGTCGCGACCGTCTATCCGTCGGGGCACAGCACGCATATCGAGGTTTCCGAACTCGGCGCCGATTATTGCGGCGCGGCGCGCCCGGGGCATTTCGACGGCGTTGCGACCGTCGTCGCCAAGTTGTTCAATCAGGTGCGGCCCGACGTGGCGATCTTCGGCGAAAAGGATTGGCAGCAGCTCGCGATCATCCGCCGCATGGCGCGCGACCTCGATTTCGGCATCGACATTTTGGGCGCGCCGATCGCACGCGACACCGACGGCCTCGCGCTGTCGTCGCGCAATGCCTATCTGTCAAAGGATCAGCGAGCCGCTGCGACCGCCTTTCCCGCGGCGTTGAAGGCGGCGGCGACAGCGATTGCGGGCGGCGACGAGGTGAACGAAACGCTCGCCAAGGCCGAGGCGGCGATCGTCAAGAGCGGCTTTGACAGCGTCGATTATGTCGCGCTCGCCGATGCCGACAGCCTCGAAAGACTGGACGCCTTTCGCAAGCCAGCGCGGCTTCTGGCAGCTGCGCGGATTGGAAAAACGCGGTTGATAGACAATTTGGCAGTCGGTTGA
- a CDS encoding GNAT family N-acetyltransferase, producing the protein MAEADPPARAISLGSGVAAIEAAAWDALHDGSNPFVGHAFLALLEDSGSVGAGTGWQAAPLLVEDAGGALVAAAPAYLKSHSQGEYVFDHAWADAWARAGGDYYPKLQIAAPFTPVPGPRLLSNDKGDALLLLRAAEAVVRQNQLSSAHATFVAPEQMSLFEEAGWLIRRDIQFHFANAGYRSFNDFLATLTSAKRKQLRKERLRAIEGLRIEELTGDAIRPDHWDAMWLFYQDTGARKWGHPYLTREAFDLMGERMAEQIILLIAYDGEERPVAGALHFLGADTLYGRYWGCQIDIPYLHFELCYYRAIDIAIERGLARVEAGAQGGHKLARGYGPVATWSAHFIADTGFRRAVADYLEQERQAEAVEMDWLEGHTPFKRKD; encoded by the coding sequence ATGGCCGAGGCCGACCCGCCGGCACGCGCCATCTCGCTCGGTAGCGGCGTTGCCGCGATCGAAGCCGCGGCGTGGGACGCACTGCACGATGGCAGCAACCCATTTGTCGGTCACGCCTTCCTGGCGTTGCTCGAAGACTCGGGCAGCGTCGGGGCGGGCACCGGATGGCAGGCGGCGCCGCTGCTCGTCGAGGATGCCGGCGGCGCGCTCGTCGCCGCCGCGCCCGCCTATCTCAAATCGCACAGCCAGGGCGAATATGTCTTCGACCATGCATGGGCCGATGCGTGGGCGCGTGCGGGCGGCGATTATTATCCGAAGCTGCAGATCGCGGCGCCCTTCACCCCGGTGCCGGGGCCGCGCCTGCTCTCGAACGACAAGGGCGACGCGCTGCTGCTGCTCCGCGCCGCGGAGGCGGTGGTGCGGCAGAACCAGCTGTCTTCGGCGCATGCCACCTTCGTCGCGCCCGAGCAGATGTCGTTGTTCGAGGAAGCGGGGTGGCTCATCCGCCGCGATATCCAGTTTCATTTCGCGAACGCGGGCTATCGCAGCTTCAACGATTTCCTCGCCACGCTGACTTCGGCAAAACGCAAGCAACTGCGCAAGGAGCGGCTACGCGCGATCGAGGGGCTGCGGATTGAGGAGCTCACCGGCGATGCGATCCGCCCCGACCATTGGGACGCGATGTGGCTTTTCTATCAGGACACCGGCGCGCGCAAATGGGGGCATCCGTACCTCACGCGCGAAGCCTTCGACCTGATGGGTGAAAGGATGGCCGAGCAGATCATCCTGCTCATCGCCTATGACGGCGAGGAACGGCCGGTCGCGGGCGCGCTGCACTTCCTCGGTGCCGATACATTATACGGTCGCTATTGGGGCTGCCAGATCGACATCCCCTATCTGCATTTCGAACTATGCTATTACCGCGCGATCGATATTGCCATCGAACGCGGCCTGGCGCGTGTCGAGGCGGGCGCGCAGGGCGGGCACAAGCTCGCGCGCGGCTATGGCCCCGTCGCGACCTGGTCGGCGCATTTTATCGCGGACACGGGATTTCGGCGCGCCGTCGCCGACTATCTCGAACAGGAACGGCAAGCGGAAGCGGTCGAGATGGATTGGCTCGAAGGGCACACGCCCTTCAAGCGGAAGGATTAG
- the gltX gene encoding glutamate--tRNA ligase, which produces MTVVTRFAPSPTGTLHVGNVRTALHNWLWARKHGGRFLLRIDDTDLERSKEEYVDAIRADLAWLGFDIDGEERQSARFALYEAEFAKLKAAGRVYACYETPEELDIRRKILLSRGLPPVYERKPDGAPAPEGVAPHWRFRLDHDAAIEWIDMVRGPQHFEPKTMSDPVVRRADGSWLYLLPSVIDDIAMRITHVVRGEDHVSNTATQIQMFEALGATPPAFAHEALLVGTEGKLSKRLGSLGMANLREDGIEPIALVALLARLGTSDPVEPVTDVAPLVESIDFARFGRAPARFDEAELALLNQKILHHTDHAAVADRLPTPISEARWNAIRPNLTTVAEAAEWVSVFDGPFASPAAEEVDRAVLAAAAAAAPGVDWSADPWHTLTGAVKDATGAKGRALFLPLRRALTGRDHGPDMAELLPLIAKDQAVARLSVT; this is translated from the coding sequence ATGACTGTCGTGACCCGCTTCGCTCCCTCGCCGACCGGCACCCTCCATGTCGGCAATGTCCGCACCGCGCTCCACAATTGGCTGTGGGCGCGCAAGCATGGCGGGCGTTTCCTGCTGCGCATCGACGACACCGACCTCGAACGGTCGAAAGAGGAGTATGTCGACGCGATTCGCGCCGACCTTGCGTGGCTCGGTTTCGATATTGACGGCGAGGAACGCCAGTCGGCGCGCTTTGCGCTCTATGAGGCCGAGTTCGCCAAGCTGAAGGCGGCGGGGCGCGTTTATGCCTGTTACGAAACCCCCGAAGAACTCGATATCCGCCGCAAGATATTGCTCTCGCGCGGGCTGCCGCCGGTTTATGAGCGCAAGCCTGATGGCGCGCCCGCCCCCGAGGGTGTGGCGCCGCACTGGCGCTTCCGGCTCGACCATGACGCGGCGATCGAGTGGATCGATATGGTTCGCGGACCGCAACATTTCGAACCGAAAACCATGTCGGACCCGGTGGTGCGCCGCGCCGACGGTAGCTGGCTCTATCTGTTGCCGAGCGTGATCGACGACATCGCGATGCGAATCACCCATGTCGTGCGCGGCGAGGATCATGTGTCGAACACCGCGACGCAGATTCAGATGTTCGAAGCGCTCGGCGCGACGCCGCCCGCCTTTGCGCATGAGGCTTTGCTCGTGGGGACCGAGGGCAAATTGTCGAAGCGGCTCGGCTCGCTTGGTATGGCGAACCTGCGCGAAGACGGCATCGAGCCGATCGCGCTGGTCGCATTGCTTGCCCGATTGGGGACGAGCGATCCGGTCGAGCCGGTGACAGACGTCGCCCCGCTGGTCGAAAGCATCGATTTTGCGCGCTTCGGCCGCGCGCCCGCGCGCTTCGACGAGGCCGAACTGGCGCTGCTGAACCAGAAGATATTGCATCACACCGATCATGCGGCGGTTGCGGACCGTCTGCCGACCCCGATCAGCGAAGCGCGCTGGAACGCGATTCGCCCGAACCTGACGACGGTGGCCGAGGCGGCCGAGTGGGTGTCGGTGTTCGACGGTCCCTTTGCCTCGCCAGCGGCCGAAGAGGTCGACCGCGCGGTGCTGGCCGCCGCCGCCGCCGCCGCGCCCGGCGTCGACTGGAGCGCCGACCCTTGGCACACGCTGACCGGCGCCGTCAAAGACGCGACGGGGGCAAAGGGGCGCGCGCTGTTCCTGCCGCTGCGCCGTGCGCTGACTGGGCGTGACCATGGCCCCGACATGGCCGAGCTGCTGCCGCTGATCGCCAAGGATCAGGCAGTCGCGCGGCTTTCCGTTACCTGA
- the lptB gene encoding LPS export ABC transporter ATP-binding protein, with product MTDDESNAGTLTEGDHGVTEHRAHVREEAAAGNGLAVISIAKSYDKRTVLSDVSLSVGKGEVVGLLGPNGAGKTTCFYSIMGLVKPDAGRIMLDGADITALPMYRRAILGLGYLPQETSIFRGMTVEQNIGAVLELSEPDKVSRERRLEELLDEFGLTRLRDSAAMALSGGERRRAEIARALAANPSIMLLDEPFAGIDPLSISDIRDLVADLKTRGIGVLITDHNVRETLDLVDRACIIYDGKVLLAGSPEELVADPEVRRLYLGEGFSL from the coding sequence ATGACCGACGACGAATCCAATGCGGGCACGCTGACCGAGGGCGATCATGGGGTCACCGAGCATCGCGCGCATGTCCGCGAAGAAGCCGCGGCGGGCAACGGCCTCGCGGTCATCTCGATTGCGAAGAGCTATGACAAGCGCACGGTTCTCTCCGACGTCTCGCTGTCGGTCGGCAAGGGCGAGGTCGTCGGCCTGCTTGGCCCCAACGGCGCGGGCAAGACGACCTGCTTCTATTCGATCATGGGACTGGTAAAACCCGACGCCGGACGCATCATGCTCGACGGCGCCGACATCACCGCACTGCCGATGTATCGCCGCGCGATCCTCGGGCTCGGTTACCTGCCGCAGGAAACCTCGATCTTTCGCGGCATGACGGTCGAACAGAATATCGGAGCCGTGCTCGAACTCAGCGAACCCGACAAGGTATCGCGCGAGCGACGGCTCGAAGAATTGCTCGACGAATTCGGCCTCACGCGGCTCCGCGATTCGGCGGCGATGGCCTTATCAGGCGGCGAACGGCGTCGCGCAGAGATTGCGCGTGCATTGGCCGCCAATCCGTCGATCATGCTGCTCGACGAACCGTTCGCAGGCATCGATCCGCTGTCGATCAGCGATATTCGCGACCTCGTCGCCGATTTGAAGACGCGCGGGATCGGGGTGCTGATCACCGATCATAATGTGCGCGAGACGCTCGACCTCGTCGACCGCGCCTGCATCATCTACGACGGCAAGGTATTGCTTGCCGGCTCCCCGGAAGAGCTCGTCGCCGACCCCGAGGTGCGTCGCCTCTATCTCGGCGAGGGCTTCTCCTTGTGA
- a CDS encoding SEL1-like repeat protein encodes MANSLKSAQYLIESRLLDAARGDANAYFDLGIAFSTGTGGVDVDLIQAHKWFNLAALGGNVEGQQCRADLSDEMSRDEIAEAQRQARAWLDETARRPAARRFAA; translated from the coding sequence ATGGCGAATAGTCTGAAGTCTGCCCAATATCTGATCGAGAGCCGTCTGCTCGACGCCGCACGCGGCGACGCCAATGCGTATTTCGATCTCGGTATCGCTTTTTCGACCGGCACTGGCGGGGTCGATGTCGACCTGATCCAGGCGCATAAATGGTTCAACCTGGCAGCGCTCGGCGGCAATGTCGAAGGCCAGCAGTGCCGCGCCGACCTGTCGGACGAAATGAGCCGCGACGAGATCGCGGAAGCGCAGCGTCAGGCGCGCGCCTGGCTCGACGAGACGGCGCGCCGTCCCGCAGCACGCCGCTTCGCGGCCTAA
- a CDS encoding RidA family protein, translated as MDIAAKIAELGLELPKPAAPVAAYVPVVEHGGLLYVSGQLPFRDGQVVTGRLGEDVDVAGGQDAAQRVALMLVAQIGQALGGDWSRVARIIKLGVFVNSTPGFTDQAKVANGASDLFEALFGDAGRHARAAVGVAVLPLGAAVEADAIVAVRPA; from the coding sequence ATGGATATCGCCGCCAAAATCGCCGAACTCGGCCTCGAACTTCCCAAGCCCGCCGCGCCGGTCGCCGCTTATGTCCCCGTCGTCGAACATGGCGGCCTGCTCTATGTCAGCGGCCAGCTGCCATTCCGCGACGGGCAGGTCGTGACTGGCCGCCTGGGCGAAGACGTCGACGTCGCGGGCGGTCAGGATGCCGCGCAGCGCGTCGCGCTGATGCTCGTTGCGCAGATCGGGCAGGCGCTCGGCGGCGACTGGTCGCGCGTCGCGCGCATCATAAAGCTCGGCGTTTTCGTCAACAGCACCCCCGGTTTCACCGATCAGGCGAAGGTCGCGAATGGCGCGTCGGACCTGTTCGAGGCGCTGTTCGGCGATGCGGGGCGCCATGCGCGCGCTGCGGTTGGCGTTGCGGTGCTGCCACTCGGCGCGGCGGTCGAGGCCGACGCGATCGTCGCGGTGCGCCCGGCCTAA
- a CDS encoding response regulator has protein sequence MGKTILVVEDNELNLRLFCDLLNAHGYSAHPVRDGRDALAKAREVSPDLIIMDIQLPHVSGLELIGQMKADLTLRSVPIMAVTAYAGKGDEEQIKAAGAEAYVSKPISVIKFIESVGAFA, from the coding sequence ATGGGCAAGACCATCCTGGTCGTCGAAGATAATGAGCTTAACCTCCGCCTGTTCTGCGACCTGCTCAACGCCCATGGCTATAGCGCGCATCCCGTGCGCGACGGCCGTGACGCGCTGGCCAAGGCGCGCGAAGTGTCGCCCGACCTGATCATCATGGATATCCAGTTGCCGCATGTCAGCGGGCTCGAACTGATCGGCCAGATGAAGGCCGACCTGACCTTGCGCAGCGTCCCGATCATGGCGGTCACCGCCTATGCGGGAAAGGGCGATGAGGAGCAGATCAAGGCGGCAGGCGCGGAAGCTTATGTCTCCAAACCGATTTCGGTGATCAAGTTTATCGAGAGCGTCGGAGCGTTTGCTTGA
- a CDS encoding DUF3572 domain-containing protein, with product MHRDEGTYDLQDGDAALALQALGWILSDEPRAERLLGLTGLAPDELRASLGEQATLAAILSFLTAHESDLIACSDALQVPPASIAAAAQRLEGQPSEGTTA from the coding sequence TTGCATCGCGACGAAGGGACTTACGACTTGCAGGATGGCGATGCCGCGCTGGCGCTTCAGGCGCTCGGATGGATCTTGAGCGACGAACCGCGCGCCGAGCGGCTGCTGGGTCTGACCGGGCTTGCGCCCGATGAACTGCGCGCGTCGCTGGGCGAGCAGGCGACGCTCGCGGCGATCCTGTCGTTCCTGACCGCCCACGAAAGCGACCTTATCGCCTGCTCCGATGCGTTGCAGGTGCCGCCGGCCAGCATCGCCGCCGCCGCGCAAAGGCTCGAAGGCCAGCCATCCGAAGGAACCACCGCATGA
- a CDS encoding TonB family protein, with protein sequence MTLIPLISAIIAAPDATTAPAGAATALPRNSYGSDSGRHPVAALFAVGLPAALVVAVALSPMIIEMTPKSEPMTGTLIELEKPLDPPPPKQAEDVEPTPRSASTPDVVVPIFPTTPLKEPWADTRPSIPDIGPVDPGPPVRAADPPTIAKLVLAQLDERYAGLFQPDYPARAQREGVEGVVVVRVLIGTDGRVKAVELVSTDDPAFFEATKRRALTKWRFKAATRGGVPEESWKEMRVRFEIKNA encoded by the coding sequence ATGACCCTGATACCCTTGATTTCGGCGATTATAGCCGCGCCTGACGCGACCACCGCGCCAGCCGGAGCGGCAACCGCCCTCCCTCGTAACAGCTATGGAAGCGACTCGGGCCGCCACCCGGTCGCCGCGCTATTCGCCGTGGGACTGCCCGCTGCGCTGGTGGTGGCGGTCGCGCTGTCGCCGATGATTATCGAGATGACACCGAAGAGCGAGCCGATGACCGGGACGTTGATCGAACTCGAAAAGCCGCTCGATCCGCCGCCACCCAAACAGGCCGAAGATGTCGAGCCGACGCCGCGGAGCGCATCGACGCCCGACGTCGTGGTCCCTATCTTTCCAACAACGCCCTTAAAGGAACCTTGGGCCGATACCAGGCCCTCGATACCCGACATCGGCCCCGTCGATCCCGGCCCGCCAGTACGCGCAGCCGATCCGCCGACCATAGCGAAGTTGGTGCTCGCGCAGCTCGACGAGCGCTATGCGGGTCTCTTCCAGCCCGATTATCCGGCGCGGGCACAGCGCGAGGGGGTCGAGGGGGTTGTGGTCGTCCGCGTGCTGATCGGCACCGACGGGCGAGTGAAGGCGGTCGAACTGGTCAGCACCGACGATCCGGCATTTTTCGAGGCGACGAAGCGGCGTGCGCTGACCAAATGGCGCTTCAAGGCTGCAACGCGCGGCGGGGTGCCCGAGGAAAGCTGGAAAGAAATGCGCGTCCGTTTCGAAATCAAGAACGCATAG
- the pgmG gene encoding phosphoglucomutase/phosphomannomutase PgmG, with product MTHVFHPTMLREYDIRGVVGDTLSDKDAYAIGRSFATLVRRAGGKRVAVGYDGRLSSPMLADALIAGVNAAGVDALNVGLGPTPMLYYAASTEDVEGGIQITGSHNPPDYNGFKFVMQGRPFYGADILGIGEMAAAGDWEAGEGTSQSIDIVDAYVDRLVEGFAGGAFRIGWDAGNGAAGTVIEKLTARLPGEHHLLFTDIDGHFPNHHPDPTEEKNLADLRKLVAEKSLDFGVAFDGDGDRIGAIDGEGRVIWGDQLLQIYAAAVLQDLPGATVIADVKASQALFDRVAALGGKPLMWKTGHSLIKAKMKETGSPLAGEMSGHIFFADRYYGYDDAPYAAIRLIEAATKLGQSVTELRGNMAPMVNTPEMRFQVDESRKFAIVDEVLGRLGASGAQVDRTDGARVLTDDGWWLLRASNTQDVLVARAEAKDEAALTRLLAAIDEQLALSGIARGPQAAH from the coding sequence ATGACCCATGTTTTCCATCCGACGATGCTGCGCGAATATGACATACGCGGCGTCGTTGGCGACACGCTGTCCGACAAGGACGCCTATGCCATCGGCCGCAGCTTCGCGACGCTGGTCCGCCGTGCGGGCGGCAAGCGCGTCGCGGTCGGCTATGACGGCCGTCTGTCGTCGCCCATGCTTGCCGACGCGCTGATTGCCGGGGTCAATGCTGCGGGCGTCGACGCGCTCAACGTCGGGCTCGGTCCGACGCCGATGCTCTATTATGCCGCGTCAACCGAGGATGTAGAGGGCGGCATACAGATAACCGGCAGCCACAACCCCCCCGACTATAATGGCTTCAAATTTGTGATGCAGGGGCGTCCCTTCTATGGCGCCGACATTCTGGGCATCGGCGAAATGGCCGCCGCAGGCGACTGGGAGGCGGGTGAAGGCACGTCGCAGAGCATCGATATCGTCGATGCCTATGTCGACCGGCTGGTCGAAGGGTTCGCGGGCGGCGCCTTCCGCATCGGCTGGGACGCCGGCAACGGCGCCGCGGGCACGGTCATCGAGAAGCTCACGGCGCGCCTTCCGGGCGAGCATCATTTGCTGTTTACCGACATTGACGGACATTTTCCGAACCACCATCCCGATCCGACCGAAGAGAAGAATCTTGCAGACCTGCGCAAGCTCGTCGCGGAGAAGAGCCTCGATTTCGGCGTCGCTTTCGATGGAGACGGCGACCGCATCGGCGCGATCGACGGCGAGGGCCGGGTGATCTGGGGCGACCAGTTGCTGCAAATCTACGCCGCTGCGGTGCTGCAAGATCTGCCCGGCGCGACGGTGATCGCCGATGTGAAGGCGAGCCAGGCTTTGTTCGACCGCGTCGCCGCGCTCGGCGGCAAGCCGCTGATGTGGAAGACCGGCCACAGCCTGATCAAGGCGAAGATGAAGGAAACCGGCAGTCCGCTGGCGGGCGAGATGAGCGGGCATATCTTCTTCGCCGATCGCTATTATGGCTATGACGATGCGCCTTACGCCGCGATCCGGCTGATCGAGGCGGCGACGAAGCTTGGGCAGAGCGTCACCGAATTGCGCGGTAACATGGCGCCGATGGTCAACACCCCCGAAATGCGCTTCCAGGTCGACGAAAGCCGCAAATTCGCCATTGTGGACGAAGTCCTGGGTCGGCTCGGCGCATCGGGCGCGCAGGTCGACCGCACCGACGGCGCGCGCGTGCTCACCGACGATGGCTGGTGGCTGCTCCGCGCTTCGAACACGCAGGATGTGCTCGTCGCGCGCGCCGAGGCGAAGGATGAGGCGGCGCTGACGCGGCTGCTCGCGGCGATCGACGAACAGCTCGCGCTGTCGGGAATCGCGCGCGGGCCGCAGGCGGCGCATTGA
- a CDS encoding HAD family hydrolase: MNRPLVITDCDEVLMHMVVPFAEWVDAEHGVIFRIEDASFANALKRKECGTPLEAAEVWPLLDGFFRKEMMRQYPIPGALAAMAAIGAEADIVVLTNVGPEHQQARIEQLALHDFHAPVIGSRGGKGEPVRRLIEEYKPSVAVFVDDLAGHHHSVAQEAPDVWRLHLVGEPAIADKIAPAPYAHARIDNWKEAQRWILARLAENIPAPAAEPV; the protein is encoded by the coding sequence ATGAACCGCCCGCTCGTCATCACCGATTGCGACGAGGTGCTGATGCACATGGTCGTCCCCTTCGCCGAATGGGTCGACGCCGAACATGGCGTGATCTTTCGTATCGAGGATGCGAGCTTCGCGAACGCGCTGAAGCGCAAGGAGTGCGGCACGCCGCTCGAGGCGGCCGAGGTTTGGCCTTTGCTCGACGGCTTCTTCCGCAAGGAAATGATGCGGCAATATCCGATCCCCGGCGCGCTTGCGGCGATGGCGGCGATCGGTGCCGAGGCCGATATCGTCGTGCTGACCAATGTCGGGCCCGAACATCAGCAGGCGCGGATCGAACAGCTCGCGCTCCACGATTTCCACGCGCCGGTGATCGGCAGCCGCGGCGGCAAGGGCGAGCCGGTGCGCCGCCTGATCGAAGAGTATAAGCCCTCGGTCGCGGTGTTCGTCGACGACCTGGCGGGTCATCATCATTCGGTCGCGCAGGAGGCGCCCGATGTTTGGCGCCTGCATCTCGTCGGCGAGCCCGCGATTGCCGACAAGATCGCGCCCGCGCCTTACGCGCATGCCCGAATCGACAATTGGAAAGAGGCGCAGCGCTGGATATTGGCGCGCCTTGCCGAAAACATCCCCGCCCCGGCCGCCGAGCCGGTTTAA